Proteins encoded together in one Hemiscyllium ocellatum isolate sHemOce1 chromosome 31, sHemOce1.pat.X.cur, whole genome shotgun sequence window:
- the LOC132830397 gene encoding cytochrome P450 2D15-like, translating to MELSAFPGFLSMICDRFTVLATFFIVFALVFDTMKRRKGQSYPPGPWGLPFIGNMLQVDLNNPHLSFAKLWKKYGDVVSVQFGWDNTVILNGYEALNEALVKKSEDFADRPRLAIYEDLSKHMGDGIVFAKYGPWWKEQRRFSLSTLRNFGLGKKSLEMRIVEEAGFLTKEFEKTKGLPFDPHFIVMCAVSNIICSIVFGERFEYQDKSFLGFLEITEESFELETGVWAELLNTFPFIRHFPGPHNKIFENQYKAVEFVREKVMEHKKQWDPNEPRDFIDAFLTEQEKMKHVPQSSFQEANLLGTVLDLFAAGTETTSTTLLWGLLFMMQHPDMQSKVQEEIDRVIGKERMPRVEDREEMPYTNAVIHETQRAGNIAPISVPHQTYRDTEVMGYNIPKGTTIIPNLSSALFDENVWSTPHQFNPGHFLNSEGGFVKPEAFIPFSAGRRVCMGEQLAKTELFLFFTSMLQQFTFHLPENEPRPSYAESKFGISRVPGPYQLCIKLR from the exons ATGGAGCTCTCAGCATTCCCCGGGTTTCTCTCAATGATATGTGACAGATTCACTGTACTGGCCACGTTCTTCATCGTGTTTGCCCTGGTCTTTGACACCATGAAGAGACGCAAGGGTCAGAGCTACCCTCCTGGGCCCTGGGGTTTACCTTTCATTGGGAACATGCTTCAGGTGGACTTGAACAATCCCCACTTGTCGTTTGCCAAG CTGTGGAAGAAATATGGCGACGTGGTGAGTGTGCAATTCGGATGGGATAACACAGTGATACTGAATGGCTATGAAGCCCTGAATGAAGCACTAGTGAAGAAATCAGAAGATTTTGCCGATCGGCCACGCTTAGCAATTTATGAAGATCTCAGTAAACATATGGGAGACG GTATAGTCTTTGCAAAATATGGTCCTTGGTGGAAAGAGCAGAGAAGGTTCTCACTTTCAACGCTGAGGAACTTTGGCTTGGGGAAGAAATCTCTGGAGATGCGAATTGTGGAAGAGGCTGGATTTTTAACCAAAGAATTTGAAAAAACAAAAG GACTTCCTTTTGATCCACATTTCATTGTAATGTGTGCAGTCTCCAATATTATCTGTTCAATTGTTTTTGGGGAACGGTTTGAATACCAAGATAAAAGTTTCCTTGGATTTCTAGAAATAACTGAAGAAAGTTTTGAATTGGAAACTGGTGTTTGGGCTGAG TTGTTGAATACGTTCCCCTTTATTCGTCACTTCCCGGGTCCACACAATAAGATATTTGAAAATCAATATAAAGCTGTTGAGTTTGTTCGGGAGAAAGTTATGGAACATAAAAAGCAATGGGATCCAAATGAGCCCAGGGACTTCATCGATGCTTTCTTAACAGAGCAGGAGAAG ATGAAACACGTCCCACAATCAAGTTTCCAGGAAGCCAATTTGTTGGGGACTGTTTTAGATCTCTTTGCAGCTGGGACTGAGaccacgtccaccactctgctctGGGGTCTGCTTTTTATGATGCAACATCCAGACATGCAGT CTAAAGTCCAGGAGGAGATTGACAGAGTAATTGGCAAGGAGAGAATGCCAAGAGTGGAAGACCGTGAGGAAATGCCGTACACGAATGCTGTTATCCATGAAACCCAACGGGCGGGAAATATTGCACCCATTTCAGTTCCTCATCAAacatacagagatacagaggtCATGGGCTACAATATCCCTAAG GGAACAACAATCATCCCGAATCTGTCCTCCGCCTTGTTTGATGAGAATGTTTGGTCGACTCCACACCAGTTTAATCCGGGTCACTTCCTCAACTCAGAGGGGGGCTTTGTGAAACCAGAAGCCTTCATCCCATTCTCTGCAG GTCGCCGTGTGTGCATGGGGGAACAGCTGGCAAAgactgaactcttcctattcttcACCTCCATGCTCCAACAGTTCACATTCCATCTCCCAGAAAATGAGCCAAGACCAAGCTATGCAGAATCCAAATTTGGAATCTCTCGCGTTCCAGGTCCTTATCAACTGTGCATTAAACTCAGATAa